The following proteins are encoded in a genomic region of Flammeovirga pectinis:
- a CDS encoding NUDIX hydrolase: MKYSKGVVTNWDQKLEEALKLDKPGRSAHRKMSSQHRQEITPTKIPENARKAAVLILLKEVGDTWVFPLIQRPSYDGVHSGQMAFPGGKYDDTDEDLIYTALRECHEEIGITVDRTDVIGTLSDLYIPPSNMHVLPVVARYNQVFDYTLDDYEVDKVVETHVDHIQNIDNHKEHTFKLKSGVNYKTPAFDVDGHTVWGATAMMLSELLMVLEKI; encoded by the coding sequence ATGAAATATTCAAAAGGTGTTGTTACTAATTGGGATCAGAAATTAGAAGAAGCATTAAAATTAGATAAGCCCGGTAGATCAGCCCATCGTAAAATGTCATCTCAGCACAGACAGGAAATTACTCCTACAAAAATTCCTGAAAATGCACGAAAGGCAGCTGTACTTATTTTATTAAAAGAAGTAGGAGATACATGGGTCTTTCCATTAATACAACGCCCTTCTTATGATGGAGTTCATAGTGGTCAGATGGCTTTTCCTGGAGGAAAGTACGATGATACTGATGAGGATTTAATATATACTGCATTAAGAGAATGCCATGAGGAAATAGGAATTACAGTTGATAGAACTGATGTTATTGGAACGTTATCAGATTTATATATTCCACCTTCTAATATGCATGTTTTACCAGTTGTAGCAAGATATAACCAAGTATTTGATTATACTTTAGATGACTATGAAGTCGATAAAGTTGTAGAAACTCATGTAGATCATATTCAGAATATTGATAACCACAAAGAGCATACTTTTAAACTTAAAAGTGGTGTGAATTATAAAACTCCTGCTTTTGATGTTGACGGACATACTGTTTGGGGAGCAACAGCAATGATGTTAAGCGAGCTTTTAATGGTTTTAGAAAAAATATAA
- the porZ gene encoding type IX secretion system anionic LPS delivery protein PorZ, with product MKKTSHIFLLYLQTALLLFSLNGLCQEDNIPVNTWRSHLNYSNAISVAIADNEVFCASNNALFSYEKASGVISTISKEDGLSDSDILTLGYASPSDQLIVLYKNGNIDFISETDIVNMRTVLNSNYPNKEFYGLRMDKQYMYICASFGIVKINTENYIIEETYDFIGENGSENAVYDISISEDSLYIASAEGIKSVADDEVTNKQDYSNWNLIVPVQNSTKSLLYTDNGIYYTDDNLNQLLKFENNTSSSIFSFGTETAFKLDFWGDDIVLPISTSLKIIDPSDNVSTWSDPKSPNPRQILDDEEGKAWIADNINGLISVSENGQEIEGYAPSGPLYPTAYQIINAGELIAITPAESNNVQVGSFSIFKDGQWKNYTSLERTGSISIQNTAPLYGMAYNEIENKIYFASDGDGLLVYNINDESIELIKKELLVDGNSDAHIKSLSFDQYGNLWTSSPGWVHYRNSDGEWQHARDSKLSAGAIATQNSLQNDTWFVLPNNRLMVFKENNSRYINTDQTNGGLPSATVYTIDLDRVGSMWIGTDDGAAEYYGISPVEAGNFEVSLPRYDGFPLLRGEKVQTITTDGGNRKWIGTGRGLWLFSKDGGTLYDYFTVENSSLLSDNITSLAVQPVSGEVFIASDNGIVSYRSDATDATSQFKDVKIFPSPVRPNYQGVLTITGLVKDASVKITDSAGNLVWDGQAFGGGVSWNLRLNDNQRPSSGVYFVFATDFDGNEKYAGKFAVIR from the coding sequence ATGAAAAAAACATCACATATATTTTTATTATATCTACAAACAGCTCTTTTACTTTTTTCATTAAATGGACTGTGTCAAGAAGATAATATACCTGTTAATACATGGCGTTCACATTTAAATTATAGTAATGCTATCTCTGTAGCAATTGCAGATAATGAGGTGTTTTGTGCTTCTAATAATGCTTTATTCTCTTATGAGAAAGCGTCTGGTGTTATTTCTACTATATCTAAAGAAGATGGCTTAAGTGATTCTGACATTCTCACATTAGGTTACGCAAGTCCTTCAGACCAATTAATTGTGCTTTATAAAAATGGAAATATTGATTTTATCTCTGAAACAGATATTGTAAACATGAGAACTGTTTTAAATTCTAATTACCCCAATAAAGAATTTTATGGGTTAAGAATGGATAAACAATACATGTATATATGTGCTAGTTTTGGTATAGTTAAAATTAATACTGAAAATTATATTATCGAAGAAACCTATGATTTTATAGGTGAAAATGGAAGTGAGAATGCTGTTTATGACATCTCAATATCTGAAGATTCTCTTTACATTGCTTCTGCTGAAGGTATTAAAAGTGTTGCCGACGACGAAGTTACAAACAAACAAGATTACTCGAATTGGAATCTAATCGTTCCTGTTCAAAATTCTACTAAATCACTTTTATATACAGATAATGGTATTTATTATACCGATGACAATTTAAATCAATTACTAAAGTTTGAAAATAATACTTCTAGTTCAATATTTTCTTTTGGTACAGAAACCGCCTTTAAATTAGATTTTTGGGGTGATGATATTGTTTTACCCATCTCAACATCACTCAAAATTATTGATCCATCTGATAATGTAAGTACTTGGTCGGACCCTAAATCTCCAAATCCAAGACAAATACTTGATGATGAAGAGGGAAAAGCTTGGATAGCAGACAACATTAATGGTTTAATTAGTGTATCAGAAAATGGACAAGAGATTGAAGGGTATGCTCCTTCAGGACCTTTGTATCCTACAGCTTATCAAATAATAAATGCAGGGGAACTTATTGCTATTACTCCTGCAGAAAGTAATAATGTACAAGTAGGTTCTTTTTCAATTTTTAAAGATGGACAATGGAAAAATTATACATCTTTGGAAAGAACTGGAAGTATATCGATTCAAAATACAGCTCCCTTATATGGAATGGCCTATAATGAGATTGAAAATAAAATATATTTTGCTTCTGATGGAGACGGCCTATTAGTTTATAATATTAATGATGAATCTATAGAGCTGATAAAAAAAGAGCTACTAGTTGATGGAAATTCTGATGCCCATATCAAGAGTTTATCATTTGATCAATACGGAAACCTTTGGACATCTTCTCCTGGATGGGTTCACTATAGAAACTCCGATGGAGAATGGCAACATGCTAGAGATAGTAAATTATCTGCTGGAGCAATAGCAACTCAAAACTCATTACAAAATGATACTTGGTTTGTACTTCCTAATAACCGATTAATGGTTTTTAAAGAAAACAATTCTAGGTATATAAATACAGACCAAACAAATGGAGGTTTACCGAGTGCAACTGTTTACACTATAGACTTAGATAGAGTAGGAAGTATGTGGATTGGTACAGATGATGGAGCTGCAGAATATTATGGCATATCTCCAGTTGAAGCTGGTAATTTTGAAGTTTCGTTACCGAGATATGATGGTTTTCCATTGTTAAGAGGAGAAAAAGTACAAACAATTACTACAGATGGAGGTAATAGAAAATGGATTGGTACAGGGCGTGGACTATGGCTTTTTAGTAAAGATGGAGGTACTTTGTATGACTACTTTACAGTAGAAAATTCATCGCTATTATCTGATAATATTACTTCTTTAGCTGTACAACCTGTAAGTGGTGAAGTATTTATTGCGTCTGATAATGGAATCGTTTCTTATAGATCTGATGCTACTGATGCCACTTCTCAATTTAAAGATGTAAAGATATTTCCTAGTCCTGTTCGCCCCAATTACCAAGGAGTACTTACAATAACAGGTTTAGTAAAAGATGCTAGTGTAAAAATTACAGACTCAGCAGGTAATTTAGTTTGGGATGGTCAAGCTTTTGGTGGTGGAGTATCTTGGAATCTAAGATTGAACGATAATCAAAGACCAAGCTCAGGCGTTTACTTTGTATTTGCTACCGATTTTGATGGCAATGAAAAATATGCAGGTAAGTTTGCAGTAATTAGGTAG
- a CDS encoding glycoside hydrolase family 13 protein, which yields MNILKSSLAVISILFLGISCAPQEGQKSTLPTEAKITTAKPADVVKLDNVEPAYWWAGMKSETVLLVIHGENIASSTVNVEGGLTISSLNTQDNPNYLFLDLNTSGVKPGKYPITFTSKAGKLSYDFELKARNKDIKAQGLTAKDVMYLIMPDRFANGDVSNDSQDNLSQKADRSFRGGRHGGDIAGVTSKLDYMNDLGVTTVWLTPFLENNQPEWSYHGYAITNFYKADGRHGTNADYKNMVTQAHSKKMKVVMDLVFNHIGNGHKWMQDLPAKDWIHQWDEFTKTNYKGEALSDPNASDYDKKIMSDGWFDTHMPDLNQDNPYLAKYLMQASVFWIEYAGIDGIRMDTYPYNKKEMMSEWVSYVLNEYPNFYIVGETWLPGATWESYWKAGGNNRDGFVSTLKSVSDFPVWDAVNRTWRNHWSVTELYKTLTEDFLYDNPIQNKIFLDNHDVDRAYGVFGKNLPNMKLATSFLLTTRGIPQIFYGTEILMSKGGDHGDLREDFPGGWPGDKRDAFTAKGRTKQENDYFNYMRTILQWRKTSSAIAEGKLKHWVPFNEVYVYARYTKEQTAFVVINNNEKAQTFDVKRFKEVLSGFKSGTDILTGKFVDVTKSISVPAKTAYILELK from the coding sequence ATGAACATTTTAAAGTCTAGCTTGGCTGTTATTTCTATACTATTTTTAGGAATCAGCTGTGCTCCACAAGAAGGACAAAAATCTACTTTACCTACTGAAGCAAAGATTACTACAGCAAAACCTGCAGACGTTGTAAAATTAGATAACGTAGAACCAGCATACTGGTGGGCAGGCATGAAGTCTGAAACTGTATTATTAGTTATTCATGGAGAAAATATAGCTTCATCAACAGTAAATGTTGAAGGAGGGTTAACGATTTCTAGTTTAAATACTCAAGATAATCCTAATTATCTATTTTTAGATTTGAATACTAGTGGTGTTAAACCAGGTAAATATCCAATTACATTTACTTCTAAAGCAGGTAAATTATCTTATGATTTTGAACTTAAAGCAAGAAACAAAGACATAAAGGCTCAAGGACTTACAGCTAAAGATGTAATGTACTTAATTATGCCGGATAGATTTGCTAACGGAGATGTTAGTAATGATTCTCAAGATAACTTATCACAAAAAGCAGATCGTTCTTTTAGAGGTGGTAGACATGGTGGCGATATTGCTGGTGTGACGTCTAAATTAGACTACATGAACGATCTTGGTGTAACTACTGTTTGGTTAACTCCTTTCTTGGAAAATAACCAACCAGAATGGTCTTACCATGGTTATGCAATTACTAACTTTTATAAAGCAGATGGTCGTCATGGTACTAATGCTGATTATAAAAATATGGTAACTCAAGCACATAGCAAAAAGATGAAAGTTGTTATGGATTTAGTTTTCAACCATATTGGTAATGGCCATAAATGGATGCAAGATTTACCTGCAAAAGATTGGATTCATCAGTGGGATGAGTTTACAAAAACAAACTATAAAGGTGAGGCACTATCTGATCCAAATGCATCTGATTATGATAAAAAAATCATGTCTGATGGTTGGTTTGATACTCACATGCCAGACCTTAATCAAGATAATCCTTACTTAGCAAAGTATTTAATGCAAGCAAGTGTATTCTGGATAGAATATGCGGGTATTGATGGTATTCGTATGGATACGTATCCTTACAATAAAAAAGAAATGATGTCTGAATGGGTATCATATGTATTAAACGAGTACCCTAATTTCTACATAGTAGGAGAGACTTGGTTACCTGGTGCTACATGGGAATCGTATTGGAAAGCTGGTGGTAACAACCGTGATGGTTTTGTTTCTACTTTAAAATCTGTTTCTGATTTTCCTGTTTGGGATGCGGTAAATAGAACATGGAGAAACCACTGGAGTGTAACAGAATTATATAAAACACTTACAGAAGATTTCTTATATGATAATCCAATTCAAAATAAAATTTTCTTAGATAACCACGATGTAGATAGAGCATATGGCGTATTTGGTAAAAACTTGCCAAACATGAAATTAGCAACATCTTTCTTATTAACTACACGTGGTATTCCTCAAATTTTCTACGGTACAGAAATTTTGATGTCTAAAGGTGGTGATCATGGTGATTTAAGAGAAGATTTTCCTGGAGGATGGCCTGGCGATAAGCGAGATGCTTTTACTGCAAAAGGTAGAACTAAGCAGGAAAATGATTACTTTAATTACATGAGAACGATACTTCAATGGAGAAAAACATCTTCGGCAATTGCAGAAGGTAAATTAAAACATTGGGTACCTTTTAATGAAGTTTATGTATATGCTCGTTATACAAAAGAACAGACTGCATTTGTTGTAATTAATAACAATGAAAAAGCACAAACTTTTGATGTAAAACGTTTTAAAGAAGTTCTTAGCGGATTTAAATCTGGTACAGATATATTGACAGGGAAATTTGTTGATGTAACAAAATCAATTTCAGTTCCTGCAAAAACTGCTTATATTTTAGAGCTTAAATAA
- a CDS encoding DM13 domain-containing protein, which produces MKLLAYSLLICLLFSNCNNNPEPEPLDLSTLNADADDEMASDSDTSSTDADETMADLMGNFENGAHPTSGSAKIEGLSVVLNTDFMSDNGPDLYVYLAQGTNGDGFIDLGRLQAVSGTQTYTLPEGIDFSKNKYLLIWCKQYSVLFGHAVME; this is translated from the coding sequence ATGAAATTATTAGCTTATTCTCTACTTATTTGTCTCTTATTTTCTAACTGTAATAACAATCCAGAACCTGAGCCGTTAGATTTATCAACATTAAATGCTGATGCTGACGATGAAATGGCTTCAGACTCTGATACATCAAGCACTGATGCAGACGAGACAATGGCCGATCTAATGGGGAATTTTGAAAACGGAGCTCACCCTACCTCAGGTTCAGCTAAAATCGAAGGGTTATCTGTAGTCTTAAATACTGATTTTATGTCAGATAATGGTCCAGATTTATATGTTTATTTAGCGCAGGGTACAAATGGAGACGGTTTTATTGATTTAGGTCGTTTGCAGGCAGTATCAGGAACACAAACATATACGTTACCAGAAGGGATAGATTTTTCTAAAAATAAATATCTACTTATTTGGTGTAAACAGTATAGCGTTCTTTTTGGACATGCAGTAATGGAATAG
- the hemN gene encoding oxygen-independent coproporphyrinogen III oxidase has product MENKSLIRKYNVPGPRYTSYPTVPYWDNDPTIDQWAKHVADAFSTSNQKDGISLYIHLPYCEKLCTFCGCNKRITINHGVEDSYITALLKEWKMYISIFGDEKPRIKEIHLGGGTPTFFSPENLQLLINGIFEDAVKCDDAELGFEANPVNTTTEHLKALYDVGFTRLSLGIQDFDPVVQKAINRVQSYKQVESVTNQAREIGYTSVNFDLVFGLPFQKLECVKDTISKSNALRPDRIAYYSYAHVPWTAPGQRGFSDEDLPSNEEKRALYEVGKEMFEDAGYVEIGMDHFALPTDGLAIAADNKSLHRNFMGYAPTYTQLMVGLGCSSISDSWTSFAQNIKKVEEYKATVEEGKLPIFRGHILSEEDLMVRQHILDVMCHFETTWDEATAKLPLFKALPERLAEMQNDGLLELKERSLTVTEKGRPFVRNICMTLDARMLADKPQARIFSSTI; this is encoded by the coding sequence ATGGAAAATAAATCACTCATCCGAAAATATAATGTTCCTGGGCCTAGATACACAAGTTATCCTACGGTACCGTATTGGGACAATGACCCTACTATTGATCAATGGGCAAAACATGTTGCTGATGCTTTCTCTACGAGTAATCAGAAAGATGGTATAAGTTTATATATTCACCTTCCTTACTGTGAAAAACTTTGTACATTCTGTGGATGTAACAAACGTATCACTATAAATCATGGAGTAGAAGATTCTTATATAACTGCACTATTAAAAGAATGGAAAATGTATATTTCTATTTTTGGCGATGAAAAGCCAAGAATTAAAGAAATACACTTAGGGGGTGGTACGCCAACATTCTTTAGTCCAGAAAATCTTCAGTTATTAATTAATGGTATTTTTGAAGATGCTGTAAAATGTGATGATGCAGAGTTAGGTTTTGAAGCAAACCCTGTAAACACAACTACAGAACATTTAAAAGCTTTATATGACGTTGGATTTACTCGTTTGAGTTTAGGTATTCAAGATTTTGATCCAGTTGTCCAGAAAGCTATCAATAGAGTACAATCTTATAAGCAAGTAGAAAGTGTTACCAATCAAGCTAGAGAAATTGGATATACTTCTGTAAACTTTGATTTAGTTTTTGGTTTACCTTTCCAGAAATTGGAATGCGTAAAAGATACAATCTCAAAATCTAATGCTTTAAGACCAGACCGTATTGCTTATTATAGCTATGCTCATGTACCTTGGACCGCTCCAGGGCAAAGAGGTTTCTCTGACGAAGATCTTCCTTCTAACGAAGAAAAAAGAGCTTTATATGAAGTCGGAAAAGAAATGTTTGAAGATGCTGGCTATGTAGAAATTGGTATGGATCACTTTGCTTTACCAACAGATGGTTTGGCAATTGCTGCAGACAATAAATCTTTACATAGAAACTTTATGGGCTATGCTCCAACTTATACGCAATTGATGGTAGGTTTAGGCTGTTCATCAATTTCTGATTCTTGGACAAGTTTTGCTCAAAATATTAAAAAGGTAGAAGAGTATAAAGCAACTGTAGAAGAAGGTAAATTACCTATTTTCCGTGGTCACATATTATCTGAGGAGGATTTAATGGTACGTCAACATATACTAGATGTAATGTGTCACTTTGAAACTACTTGGGATGAAGCTACTGCCAAATTACCTTTATTTAAAGCCTTACCCGAACGTTTAGCTGAAATGCAAAACGACGGATTGTTAGAACTTAAAGAAAGGTCTTTAACTGTTACAGAAAAAGGAAGACCTTTTGTTAGAAATATATGTATGACGTTAGATGCTAGAATGTTAGCAGATAAGCCTCAAGCAAGAATATTCTCGTCTACTATTTAA
- a CDS encoding PhzF family phenazine biosynthesis protein: MNLPIYQIDAFTTDVFKGNPAAVIPLQSWIDEDIMQSIAIENNLSETVFFKKEKEYYSIRWFTPETEIRLCGHATLATAHYLFKHENLPSHTIKFHSHLSGDLSVERSENGYTLNFPSQKPVDFAKPSYLENALGCQINYCLKNGMFILCEVSNEKTLFDLTPDFSLINKENPELGIIVTAQSSQENVDFVSRFFHPGIGINEDPVTGSAHTVLIPYWSDKLNLKNLTAKQISRRGGTLYCEDKNERVLITGNCKTYMIGEITV, encoded by the coding sequence ATGAACTTACCTATTTATCAGATAGATGCATTTACAACTGATGTATTTAAAGGAAACCCTGCCGCTGTTATTCCACTACAATCTTGGATAGATGAAGACATAATGCAATCTATTGCAATAGAAAACAACTTATCCGAAACTGTATTTTTCAAGAAAGAAAAAGAATATTATTCTATTAGGTGGTTTACACCTGAGACTGAAATACGCCTTTGTGGTCATGCTACTTTAGCTACTGCTCATTATTTATTTAAACATGAAAACCTTCCTTCTCATACTATAAAATTTCATTCTCACCTAAGTGGTGATTTGTCTGTGGAGAGAAGTGAAAATGGCTACACGTTAAATTTTCCAAGTCAAAAACCTGTAGATTTTGCTAAACCAAGTTATTTAGAAAATGCATTAGGTTGCCAAATCAATTACTGCTTAAAAAATGGAATGTTTATTCTTTGTGAAGTATCAAATGAAAAAACACTATTTGATCTAACTCCTGATTTTTCATTGATCAATAAAGAAAATCCTGAATTAGGAATAATAGTTACAGCACAAAGTAGCCAAGAAAATGTAGATTTTGTTTCTAGATTTTTTCATCCCGGAATTGGTATAAATGAAGACCCCGTAACAGGTTCTGCACACACTGTATTAATTCCGTATTGGAGTGATAAACTAAATTTAAAAAACCTAACTGCAAAACAAATTTCTAGAAGAGGAGGAACATTGTATTGTGAAGACAAAAATGAGCGTGTACTAATTACTGGTAATTGTAAAACGTATATGATTGGTGAAATAACTGTATAA